From the Streptococcus oralis ATCC 35037 genome, one window contains:
- a CDS encoding S-ribosylhomocysteine lyase, whose product MSKEVIVESFELDHTIVKAPYVRLIGEETGPKGDVISNFDIRLVQPNEDSIPTAGLHTIEHLLAKLIRTRIDGMIDCSPFGCRTGFHMIMWGRHTSAEIAAVIKDSLKEIAETTTWEDVPGTTIESCGNYKDHSLFSAKEWAKLILEQGISDDAFERHVI is encoded by the coding sequence ATGTCAAAAGAAGTTATTGTTGAAAGTTTTGAACTTGACCACACCATTGTTAAAGCCCCCTATGTTCGCTTGATTGGGGAAGAAACCGGACCAAAGGGAGATGTCATCTCCAACTTTGATATTCGCTTGGTACAGCCAAATGAGGACTCTATCCCTACTGCTGGGCTTCACACTATCGAACACCTCTTGGCAAAACTCATCCGTACCCGCATTGACGGCATGATTGACTGTTCGCCATTTGGCTGCCGTACAGGTTTTCACATGATTATGTGGGGACGTCATACCAGTGCTGAAATTGCTGCTGTTATCAAGGATTCACTCAAGGAAATCGCTGAAACCACTACTTGGGAAGATGTTCCTGGAACAACCATCGAATCTTGCGGAAACTACAAGGACCACAGCCTCTTTTCTGCTAAAGAATGGGCGAAACTCATCCTAGAACAAGGAATTTCAGATGATGCCTTTGAGCGCCATGTCATCTAA
- a CDS encoding sensor histidine kinase gives MAIRTRNFKSLVWTTSLKIVFFHVLIFVLIGYEFTQGSDYVLFTLFFWAGSLLLITFYHILKLLRKIDREIKMLKSEKLLEENQSQLFRIEEMLEVYSDLRSSHQENARLLEREQQHNQELILQLSATSHDLKTPLTVIKGNAELLELAQLGHPQADYAAEILQASHKMEEYCGSLIDYAKTFQIDSNQFIQLSLGDFLAYLQDDWALFSKQESHRFYLQEDCELSLILSIHLDYLKRALLNILLNALEHAGQNQKEVKLMVSVQQDQLVFAIWNNGPAFSEEMLLGAERLFYQSDQSRNSANLHHGIGLAFSKQVALLHGGRLTLLNPDQVGACVELTISLK, from the coding sequence ATGGCAATTAGAACCCGAAATTTCAAAAGCCTAGTTTGGACAACCAGTTTAAAAATCGTCTTTTTCCATGTTTTGATTTTTGTGCTTATAGGCTATGAATTTACGCAAGGAAGTGATTACGTTCTTTTCACCTTGTTCTTCTGGGCAGGGAGCTTGCTGCTGATTACTTTTTATCATATTTTGAAATTGCTCCGAAAAATCGACAGGGAAATAAAAATGCTAAAGAGCGAGAAGCTTTTAGAAGAAAATCAAAGTCAGCTTTTTCGGATTGAGGAAATGCTAGAAGTCTATAGCGATTTACGGAGCAGCCACCAAGAAAATGCTCGTCTTCTAGAAAGAGAGCAGCAGCATAATCAGGAGTTGATTTTACAGCTGTCAGCGACATCGCACGATTTGAAGACGCCCCTAACTGTGATTAAAGGGAACGCTGAGCTCTTGGAATTGGCGCAGTTGGGCCATCCACAGGCAGACTATGCTGCTGAGATTTTGCAGGCTAGTCACAAGATGGAAGAGTATTGTGGCTCTTTGATTGATTACGCTAAGACTTTTCAGATTGATTCTAATCAGTTCATTCAGCTTTCCTTAGGGGACTTTTTGGCTTATCTACAGGATGATTGGGCACTGTTCAGCAAACAGGAAAGCCATCGTTTCTACCTCCAAGAAGATTGTGAGCTTAGTCTGATTTTGTCAATTCATTTGGACTATCTCAAGCGAGCTTTGCTCAATATTTTACTGAATGCGCTTGAACATGCAGGCCAGAATCAAAAGGAAGTGAAGCTGATGGTATCAGTGCAGCAGGACCAGTTGGTTTTTGCTATCTGGAACAATGGCCCTGCATTTTCAGAGGAGATGCTGCTGGGAGCGGAACGGCTCTTTTATCAGAGTGACCAAAGCCGCAATTCAGCTAATCTCCATCATGGAATCGGCTTAGCCTTTTCTAAGCAAGTAGCTCTCTTGCACGGTGGTCGTCTGACTCTGCTCAATCCAGACCAAGTAGGAGCCTGTGTCGAGTTGACAATTTCATTGAAATAA
- a CDS encoding lantibiotic ABC transporter permease, with protein MKETMSLLHSEWLKIQSTKAFRVSVVFMLLLVPVVSWLEGRQYLSIGLDATPETVPGLAEAIDPLEYLGLNGASMGGMVLVILSGILGATEFQSHSLRTSLLACNNRLKLLMGKILTFGLFSLIISLLSIYLSYIVMHLALGKEGLHPILLNQAAWSHLLWKALATALLGLLSFLLGLLGRTMLLPLLFLVPQLYNLGNYLAAHTSWGAYLPQPAGELFVATPTSQYANNPLQGLLILSVWLLVIGVMASLRFLKTDLGGRY; from the coding sequence ATGAAAGAAACGATGTCCTTATTGCATTCAGAGTGGTTGAAAATCCAATCAACCAAGGCTTTCAGGGTAAGTGTGGTCTTTATGCTGTTATTGGTACCTGTTGTGTCATGGCTAGAGGGACGTCAGTATCTGTCTATCGGTTTAGATGCGACCCCTGAGACGGTTCCCGGTCTGGCAGAAGCTATTGATCCGCTTGAATATCTAGGTCTTAATGGCGCTTCTATGGGTGGTATGGTTTTAGTCATCTTATCTGGAATTTTGGGAGCAACGGAATTTCAGTCTCATAGCTTGCGAACCAGTCTATTGGCTTGTAATAACCGCTTGAAGCTACTTATGGGGAAAATATTGACCTTTGGTTTGTTTTCACTCATCATTAGCTTGTTATCCATTTATTTGAGCTATATTGTCATGCACTTGGCTTTAGGAAAAGAAGGGCTACATCCAATTTTACTTAATCAAGCTGCCTGGAGTCATCTTTTATGGAAGGCACTAGCTACTGCATTGCTAGGTCTCTTGTCCTTTTTATTGGGATTGCTTGGGCGGACGATGTTGCTTCCCTTACTCTTTCTTGTGCCCCAGCTCTATAATCTGGGAAACTACCTGGCAGCTCATACGAGTTGGGGTGCTTATCTGCCACAGCCCGCAGGAGAGTTATTTGTTGCAACGCCGACTTCCCAATATGCCAACAATCCCTTGCAAGGACTCTTGATACTAAGCGTATGGTTGCTAGTCATCGGCGTCATGGCCTCTCTGCGCTTTTTGAAGACGGATTTAGGAGGACGCTACTGA
- a CDS encoding response regulator transcription factor, with amino-acid sequence MEIMRQYRILVVDDDRSILKLVKNVLELDAYDVTTLDRIEELELTDFVGYDLILLDVMMEPVNGFELCSYIRPHLSCPIIFLTAKELEADKVEGLFRGADDYIVKPFGTKELLARVRAHLRREERREERYSEIASCQFYPERYEVAYFGKVLKFSEREFKLLHLLASNPKQTFSAERLHTLLYPESSETQLRSISEYVYQIRQKCKQEGLQAIATVRGVGYRWQLEPEISKA; translated from the coding sequence ATGGAAATCATGAGACAGTATCGTATTTTGGTGGTTGATGACGACCGGAGCATTTTAAAGCTGGTGAAAAACGTCCTAGAGCTAGATGCTTATGACGTGACGACGCTTGATCGGATAGAAGAGCTCGAGCTGACGGATTTTGTAGGATATGATTTGATTCTGCTAGATGTGATGATGGAGCCTGTTAATGGTTTTGAGCTGTGTTCCTACATTCGTCCTCATCTTTCGTGTCCAATTATCTTTCTGACAGCTAAGGAGTTAGAGGCGGACAAGGTGGAAGGGCTCTTTCGCGGAGCAGATGACTATATTGTCAAGCCTTTTGGGACCAAAGAATTGCTGGCGCGTGTCAGAGCTCATCTTCGGCGGGAGGAAAGACGGGAGGAGCGATATTCTGAAATTGCTTCTTGTCAATTTTATCCAGAGCGCTATGAAGTTGCCTATTTTGGTAAAGTCTTGAAATTTTCAGAGCGAGAGTTTAAGTTGCTGCATTTACTAGCTAGCAATCCCAAGCAGACCTTTTCAGCTGAACGCCTGCATACCTTGCTTTACCCAGAAAGCTCAGAAACACAGCTTCGCTCCATCTCAGAATACGTATATCAGATTCGCCAAAAATGCAAACAAGAAGGGCTGCAAGCAATCGCAACAGTGAGAGGAGTAGGCTATAGATGGCAATTAGAACCCGAAATTTCAAAAGCCTAG
- a CDS encoding Spy0128 family protein, producing the protein MSKSKALNMLSKFSALTFAILALASVLVGIVKADNPVSKELTQVITGIDLLDASDTKQNVSSEGDFSLRTNLAYKLRVTFDLKQYNEHLNNGDYFTFDIPAPMAVYEGSQDLIDPTTKVTIGEAEVTSNGTDQGGKAKITLKNLDKYLEKTGGDKVKDVSGNFSVTFRFLKDQNKTRINFNSSSLKQEVTHIYSSKTIDGPKVGTENYAKIGGRAALENWNSPKLAEIGSVSKGDAWSTWRVRVNTEKQDLGQNIVLHDTIPNDDTSYTPAQYIPETLKVYKANITVGTSAVPDDAVLLTEGQDYTVSWNENYTSFDIIFKDGTTSYIVSYNTTTPNDGSKVGNRVALSLADGTKLAQNTSRPGALDMTAEATSLISGTIVASTAYQIKIHKTDAFTLAPVSGAVYTVTAADDASETTEVTTNEKGVALTKTYDQKWEGKTFKIKEKTAPAGYKLDEKEYTVKLGAAGSTIHLKDEPVPAVFNVTAKKVVEGRTDKLPKADEFTFNLFSAENLKDPVATAKSKADGTITFENLQVKGAGTYHYIIKEDTSTAVAGVTFDTEAKKVTVAATFQSGVLTATVTSAEPTFTNTYKATPAKETITAKKVLNGKELEADKYEFELKKGEEVVATAKNAADGTVTFKEIEFETAGDYTYTITEKAGSEKGVTYDTAKHEVKVKVTDNGEGKLVAAVTGNNPTFTNTYKAAPAKEIIKATKVLDGKKLEADKYEFELKEKESDKVVATAKNAADGTVTFKEIEYNEAGDHTYTISEKAGSEAGVTYDTATHEVTVNVTDNGQGQLEAAVAGNNPTFTNTYKAAPAKIAIEAKKVLNGKELEIDEFEFELKEGDKVVATAKNAAGGLIRFSEISYSKAGVYNYTITEKVGNKLGVTYDKTEHPATVEVKDNGSGQLVATVTSETPVFVNDYKAEPAQATIKAKKVLKGKALEADAYTFELKEGSDLVATAKNTASGEVVFNVTFSAAGDYAYTITEKAGDDKTITYDQTAYEVFVTVADDGKGQLVATVEDADTERVFTNIYTAPAPTATSATLEFTKELTGRTLVDGEFQFELYKDGQKIDTKTNQGGRVTFNTINYDAEGVHTYTVKEVNAGATGITYDTEKTAKVTVTKDAATNALKAAVEYPAGSVFKNSFKAPAVEATIEATKKLEGKELAADAYTFELKEKGAVVAEAKNTAEGKVAFVRSFEEAGTHTYTLVEKVGTEEGIEYDKTEHTVTVTVVADDQGLLTAKVSYTDGKEVVFTNKYTVPTPIPEPNPNPAPNNPGTTPDPAPTPDPTPNNPGTNPTPGTEPTDPGQKEDPKPAPPATETKGKAELPNTGEATSILSALGFVVLALSGLVFFVKRKA; encoded by the coding sequence ATGTCGAAAAGCAAAGCGTTAAACATGCTTTCTAAATTTTCTGCGTTAACTTTTGCTATTTTAGCTCTAGCATCTGTTTTGGTAGGGATTGTTAAAGCAGATAATCCTGTTTCAAAAGAATTGACACAAGTAATTACAGGCATCGATCTATTAGATGCTTCAGACACTAAGCAAAATGTGAGTTCAGAAGGAGATTTCTCGCTTCGTACGAATTTAGCATATAAGCTTCGCGTGACCTTTGATCTCAAACAGTATAATGAACATCTGAATAATGGAGATTATTTTACCTTTGATATACCTGCTCCTATGGCAGTTTATGAAGGGAGTCAGGATTTAATTGATCCGACAACAAAAGTTACTATTGGAGAAGCAGAAGTGACTTCAAATGGTACTGATCAAGGTGGGAAAGCAAAAATCACCTTAAAAAACTTGGATAAATATCTAGAGAAAACTGGTGGAGATAAGGTAAAGGATGTGTCAGGGAATTTTTCTGTTACTTTTAGATTCTTAAAGGATCAGAATAAAACCCGTATTAACTTTAATTCATCCTCATTGAAGCAAGAAGTGACTCACATTTATTCATCAAAAACAATCGATGGTCCCAAAGTTGGTACTGAAAATTATGCTAAAATTGGGGGTCGTGCTGCCCTTGAAAATTGGAACTCTCCAAAACTGGCTGAGATTGGTTCGGTTAGCAAGGGAGATGCATGGTCTACCTGGCGCGTACGTGTAAATACAGAGAAACAAGACTTAGGACAAAATATTGTATTACATGATACTATACCAAATGATGATACTAGTTACACTCCTGCACAGTATATTCCTGAGACTCTAAAAGTGTATAAGGCAAATATCACTGTTGGGACTTCTGCTGTTCCAGATGATGCAGTATTGTTAACGGAGGGACAAGACTATACCGTTTCGTGGAACGAAAACTATACTTCATTCGATATCATTTTTAAAGATGGAACGACCTCTTATATAGTATCTTATAACACAACAACTCCTAATGATGGAAGTAAAGTAGGAAATAGGGTTGCTCTGTCATTGGCTGACGGGACTAAATTAGCACAGAATACAAGTCGTCCGGGAGCACTTGATATGACAGCTGAGGCGACGTCTTTGATTTCTGGAACGATTGTAGCATCTACTGCTTACCAAATTAAGATTCATAAGACTGATGCCTTCACTCTTGCTCCGGTTTCGGGTGCGGTATATACTGTGACAGCAGCAGATGATGCAAGTGAAACAACAGAAGTGACTACGAATGAAAAAGGAGTAGCGCTTACGAAAACTTATGATCAGAAATGGGAAGGTAAAACGTTTAAGATCAAAGAGAAGACTGCCCCAGCAGGTTATAAACTAGATGAAAAAGAGTATACAGTTAAACTCGGTGCTGCGGGTTCTACTATTCATCTTAAAGATGAACCTGTTCCAGCTGTATTCAATGTGACGGCTAAGAAAGTAGTAGAAGGACGTACAGATAAACTTCCAAAAGCGGATGAGTTTACCTTTAACCTATTTTCTGCAGAGAACTTGAAGGACCCTGTAGCCACAGCAAAATCAAAAGCTGATGGAACTATTACCTTTGAGAATCTCCAAGTAAAAGGTGCGGGAACTTATCACTACATCATCAAAGAGGACACTTCAACAGCAGTTGCAGGCGTTACATTTGATACAGAAGCCAAGAAAGTTACTGTAGCAGCAACTTTCCAAAGTGGAGTTTTAACAGCAACTGTCACATCTGCAGAACCAACTTTCACTAACACTTATAAAGCAACTCCAGCTAAAGAAACTATCACAGCTAAGAAAGTCTTGAACGGTAAAGAACTTGAAGCTGATAAATACGAATTCGAACTTAAAAAAGGTGAAGAAGTCGTTGCGACAGCTAAAAACGCTGCAGACGGCACCGTTACTTTCAAAGAAATTGAGTTCGAAACAGCAGGTGATTACACTTACACTATCACTGAAAAAGCGGGTAGTGAAAAAGGTGTGACATACGATACTGCTAAACACGAAGTTAAGGTAAAAGTTACAGATAACGGGGAAGGAAAACTTGTTGCAGCTGTTACAGGTAACAACCCAACCTTCACCAATACCTATAAAGCAGCTCCAGCAAAAGAAATTATCAAAGCTACTAAAGTTTTGGATGGTAAAAAACTTGAAGCTGATAAATACGAGTTTGAACTTAAAGAAAAAGAAAGTGACAAAGTCGTTGCGACAGCTAAAAACGCTGCAGACGGTACTGTTACTTTCAAAGAAATCGAATACAATGAAGCAGGCGACCACACTTACACTATCTCAGAAAAAGCAGGTAGCGAAGCAGGTGTGACATACGACACTGCTACACATGAAGTGACAGTAAACGTTACAGATAACGGTCAAGGTCAACTTGAGGCGGCTGTTGCAGGTAACAACCCAACCTTCACCAACACTTATAAAGCAGCTCCAGCAAAAATTGCTATTGAAGCTAAAAAAGTTTTGAACGGTAAAGAGCTAGAGATAGATGAGTTTGAGTTTGAACTGAAAGAGGGTGATAAGGTTGTTGCGACAGCAAAGAATGCTGCTGGTGGATTGATTCGTTTTTCTGAAATTAGCTATTCAAAAGCAGGAGTATATAACTATACTATTACAGAAAAGGTTGGCAATAAACTTGGTGTAACTTATGATAAAACAGAACATCCAGCAACTGTAGAAGTGAAAGATAATGGCTCAGGTCAACTTGTCGCGACAGTTACAAGTGAAACACCAGTTTTCGTTAATGACTATAAAGCGGAACCTGCGCAGGCTACAATCAAAGCTAAGAAAGTCTTGAAAGGAAAAGCGCTTGAAGCTGATGCTTATACTTTCGAACTGAAAGAAGGTTCAGACCTTGTAGCTACGGCTAAGAATACTGCCTCAGGAGAAGTTGTCTTCAACGTCACTTTCTCAGCAGCAGGCGATTACGCTTACACTATTACTGAAAAAGCTGGTGACGATAAAACAATCACTTATGATCAAACTGCGTATGAAGTGTTCGTCACTGTTGCGGATGATGGTAAAGGCCAATTGGTTGCGACTGTAGAAGATGCGGATACAGAACGGGTCTTCACAAATATTTATACAGCACCAGCTCCAACAGCTACATCAGCAACACTTGAGTTTACGAAAGAATTGACTGGTCGTACTTTGGTTGATGGTGAGTTCCAATTTGAATTGTACAAAGATGGACAAAAAATTGATACAAAAACAAACCAAGGTGGAAGAGTAACATTTAATACAATCAACTATGATGCAGAAGGTGTTCATACTTATACTGTAAAAGAAGTGAATGCTGGAGCAACTGGTATTACTTACGATACAGAAAAGACTGCAAAGGTAACAGTAACCAAAGATGCAGCAACAAATGCCTTGAAGGCAGCTGTTGAATATCCAGCAGGTAGTGTCTTCAAGAATAGCTTCAAAGCACCAGCGGTAGAAGCTACGATTGAAGCAACTAAGAAACTTGAAGGTAAAGAACTTGCGGCTGATGCTTATACTTTCGAATTGAAAGAGAAAGGCGCAGTTGTAGCAGAAGCTAAGAATACTGCCGAAGGTAAAGTAGCCTTTGTTCGTTCATTCGAAGAAGCAGGTACTCATACTTATACCTTGGTTGAAAAAGTTGGTACTGAAGAGGGTATTGAATACGATAAGACTGAGCATACCGTAACAGTCACTGTAGTTGCGGATGATCAAGGTCTCTTGACTGCAAAGGTTTCGTATACCGATGGTAAAGAAGTTGTATTTACAAATAAATACACTGTTCCAACACCAATACCAGAACCAAATCCAAATCCAGCTCCAAATAATCCAGGAACAACGCCAGATCCAGCACCAACACCAGATCCAACGCCAAATAATCCAGGAACAAATCCAACTCCAGGAACAGAACCAACTGATCCAGGACAAAAAGAGGATCCAAAACCAGCACCTCCAGCTACTGAGACTAAAGGTAAAGCTGAACTTCCAAACACAGGGGAAGCAACCTCTATCCTTTCTGCGCTTGGATTTGTAGTCTTGGCATTGAGTGGATTGGTATTCTTCGTAAAACGCAAAGCTTAA
- a CDS encoding ATP-dependent Clp protease ATP-binding subunit, which produces MNNNFNNFNNMDDLFNQLMGGMRGYSSENRRYLINGREVTPEEFAHYRATGQLPGNAEVDGQMQQQASGMKQDGVLAKLGRNLTAEAREGKLDPVIGRNKEIQETSEILSRRTKNNPVLVGDAGVGKTAVVEGLAQAIVNGDVPAAIKNKEIISIDISGLEAGTQYRGSFEENVQNLVNEVKEAGNIILFFDEIHQILGAGSTGGDSGSKGLADILKPALSRGELTVIGATTQDEYRNTILKNAALARRFNEVKVNAPSAEDTFKILQGIRDLYQQHHNVILPDEVLKAAVDYSIQYIPQRSLPDKAIDLVDVTAAHLAAQHPVTDVHAVEREIEAEKDKQEKAVEAEDFEAALNAKTRIAELEKKVANHTEDMKVTASINDVAESVERMTGIPVSQMGASDIERLKDMAHRLEHKVIGQDKAVEAVARAIRRNRAGFDEGNRPIGSFLFVGPTGVGKTELAKQLALDMFGTKDAIIRLDMSEYSDRTAVSKLIGTTAGYVGYDDNSNTLTERVRRNPYSIILLDEIEKADPQVITLLLQVLDDGRLTDGQGNTVNFKNTVIIATSNAGFGYEANLTEDADKPELMDRLKPFFRPEFLNRFNAVIEFSHLNKEDLSKIVDLMLAEVNQTLAKKDIDLEVSQAAKDFITEEGYDEVMGVRPLRRVVEQQIRDKVTDFHLDHLDAKHLEADMEDGVLVIREKA; this is translated from the coding sequence ATGAACAACAACTTTAATAACTTTAACAACATGGATGATTTATTTAACCAATTGATGGGTGGTATGCGAGGATATAGTTCTGAAAATCGTCGCTACCTGATTAATGGACGTGAAGTGACACCTGAGGAATTTGCTCACTATCGTGCAACTGGTCAATTGCCAGGTAATGCAGAAGTTGATGGACAAATGCAACAACAGGCTTCAGGTATGAAACAAGACGGTGTCCTTGCTAAACTAGGTCGTAACTTGACAGCGGAAGCTCGTGAGGGCAAGTTGGATCCTGTTATCGGACGAAACAAGGAAATTCAAGAAACATCTGAAATCCTCTCACGTCGTACGAAAAATAATCCTGTTCTGGTCGGAGATGCAGGTGTTGGTAAGACAGCCGTTGTCGAAGGCTTGGCACAAGCTATTGTGAATGGAGATGTTCCAGCTGCCATCAAGAATAAGGAAATTATTTCTATTGATATCTCAGGTCTTGAAGCTGGTACTCAATACCGTGGCAGCTTTGAAGAAAACGTTCAAAATCTAGTCAATGAAGTGAAAGAAGCAGGGAATATTATCCTCTTCTTTGATGAAATTCACCAAATTCTCGGTGCTGGTAGCACTGGTGGAGACAGTGGATCTAAAGGGCTTGCGGACATTCTCAAGCCAGCTCTCTCTCGTGGTGAGTTGACTGTTATTGGGGCAACGACTCAAGACGAATACCGTAATACCATCTTGAAAAATGCAGCACTTGCTCGTCGTTTCAACGAAGTTAAGGTCAATGCTCCTTCAGCAGAGGATACCTTTAAAATCCTTCAAGGGATTCGTGACCTCTATCAACAACACCACAATGTCATCTTGCCAGACGAAGTCTTGAAAGCAGCGGTGGATTATTCTATCCAATACATTCCTCAACGTAGCTTGCCAGATAAGGCTATTGACCTTGTGGACGTAACGGCTGCTCACTTGGCAGCTCAACATCCTGTAACAGATGTGCATGCTGTTGAACGGGAGATTGAGGCAGAAAAAGACAAGCAAGAAAAAGCAGTTGAGGCAGAAGACTTTGAAGCAGCTCTTAATGCTAAGACACGCATTGCTGAATTAGAGAAAAAAGTCGCAAACCACACAGAAGACATGAAAGTGACTGCAAGCATCAACGATGTGGCTGAGTCTGTGGAACGAATGACAGGTATTCCAGTGTCACAAATGGGAGCGTCAGACATCGAACGTTTGAAAGATATGGCTCATCGCTTGGAACACAAGGTAATCGGCCAAGATAAGGCAGTAGAAGCAGTGGCTCGTGCTATCCGTCGTAACCGCGCTGGTTTTGATGAAGGCAATCGCCCAATCGGTAGCTTCCTCTTTGTAGGGCCTACTGGAGTTGGTAAGACGGAGCTTGCTAAGCAATTGGCGCTCGATATGTTTGGTACCAAGGATGCGATTATCCGCTTGGATATGTCTGAATACAGTGACCGCACAGCCGTTTCTAAATTGATCGGTACAACAGCAGGTTATGTGGGTTATGATGACAATAGCAATACCTTGACAGAACGTGTTCGTCGCAATCCATACTCTATCATTCTCTTGGACGAAATTGAAAAGGCTGATCCTCAAGTCATTACCCTTCTCCTCCAAGTCTTGGATGATGGTCGTTTGACTGATGGTCAAGGAAATACAGTGAACTTCAAGAACACAGTCATTATCGCGACATCAAATGCTGGATTTGGCTATGAAGCCAACTTGACAGAAGATGCGGATAAGCCAGAATTGATGGATCGTTTGAAACCATTCTTCCGCCCAGAGTTCCTTAACCGCTTTAACGCAGTTATCGAATTCTCACACTTGAATAAGGAAGACCTTTCTAAGATTGTGGACTTGATGTTGGCGGAAGTCAACCAAACCTTGGCTAAGAAAGACATTGATTTGGAAGTCAGCCAAGCAGCTAAAGACTTTATCACAGAAGAAGGTTATGACGAAGTTATGGGTGTTCGCCCTCTCCGTCGCGTGGTGGAACAACAAATTCGTGATAAGGTAACAGATTTCCACTTGGATCATCTAGATGCCAAACATTTGGAAGCAGATATGGAAGATGGCGTTTTGGTTATTCGTGAAAAAGCCTAA
- a CDS encoding ABC transporter ATP-binding protein has protein sequence MEHIVKIDRVSKKYGDKQILKDISFTARSGRITAFLGHNGAGKSSTLRILLGLDRATAGTATFDGQTYQSMIYPLKTVGAAFDGIGGLPNRKVYDHLHIIAASNAIPKFRIDEVLDMTGIAHKKKDFLSSLSLGEGQRLGLAVALLGDPQFLILDEPTNGLDPSGIKWFRRFIRQQADLGKTVLLSSHILSEVQMVTDDVVLIHHGQIIEQGTLEDVLQGTDSLEELFFDLTEEV, from the coding sequence ATGGAACATATTGTAAAAATTGATCGTGTTTCTAAAAAATATGGAGACAAGCAAATTTTAAAGGATATTTCTTTTACAGCTAGGAGTGGTCGCATTACGGCTTTTCTAGGACATAATGGTGCAGGAAAAAGCTCGACCTTGAGGATTCTCTTGGGCTTAGATCGGGCGACAGCAGGAACTGCGACTTTTGATGGGCAAACCTATCAGTCAATGATTTATCCTCTCAAAACAGTAGGTGCAGCTTTTGACGGTATTGGAGGTCTGCCAAATAGAAAGGTTTACGACCATCTGCATATTATTGCTGCAAGTAATGCTATTCCGAAGTTTCGGATTGATGAGGTATTGGATATGACTGGGATCGCTCATAAGAAAAAGGATTTCTTATCAAGCCTGTCTCTAGGAGAGGGGCAGCGCCTGGGGTTGGCAGTAGCTTTACTAGGTGATCCCCAGTTTTTAATATTAGATGAGCCGACCAATGGACTGGATCCAAGTGGGATTAAGTGGTTTAGAAGGTTTATTCGCCAGCAGGCTGATTTAGGGAAAACCGTCCTTCTATCCTCTCATATTCTGTCTGAGGTACAAATGGTAACAGATGATGTAGTCTTGATTCATCATGGGCAAATTATCGAACAGGGAACGCTAGAAGATGTATTACAAGGAACAGATAGTTTAGAAGAGCTCTTCTTCGACTTAACAGAGGAGGTTTAA